The sequence AAATAAAAGGAAAGAAAAAAGACAAGGTAGAATCAGATCATGCCATATTTGGAACAGAAGGCTTTTTCAATAATTTATTAGGGGGTATTTTCTCCATTGATTATTACTTGCTTAAATTAGGATTTCGATTTCCGGCAGGCGTATCTATTATGGTTATCTTTAAAAAAGAGGCATAAATGAATCAGGTACAAAATTTACTATACAAAAAATGGGAAACCAAGTGGGCAGGAAATGTCTATTTGATTCATGTAATCTGGTTTTTACTGGCAGCCATTGCCGTAGGCGCAGAAATGAGCCGGGGCTTAACCGGCATTGACAACTACTTAATTTTTGAAGGAGTTTTCAGGCATGTTGTGCAGGAAAAATATCTCTTCAGTTATTATCCCGACGAATATGTATCCTTTAATAATTATGGTCCTGCCTTTTCACTGGTTATAGCTCCATTTGCATTGCTGCCAACCTATGTAGGATGCTTTTTATGGGCTATGGCCAATGCTGCTGCGCTTTTTTATGCCTTGAAACTACTGCCGATTGAAGAGAAACAAAGAATTATTGTGTACTGGATTGTGGTGATTGAAATGATGACATCCATTCATAGTGTACAGTTTAATCCCATGTTTACTGCTTTCTTTATTTTTTCCTATGTATTTACCATAAGGGGAAAAGACTGGCTGGCTACTTTATTTATTGCATTAGGATTCCTAACTAAAATCTATGGAATTGCCGGACTTGCTTTTTTCTTCTTTTCCAGAAACAAGTTGCAGTTTGCTCTATCATTTATAGCATGGATAGCCATTATTGTTATTGCTCCAATCATTTATTCAAGTGCTGACTATATCATGCAGACTTATGAAGACTGGTACTATCAGATTATTCGACGCAATCAACAAAATATTGATAATTCAAGAACTGCTGGCATGCAGGATATTTCTGTACCAGGTATGATCAGGAGAATCTTTCATTACTATGGTCCAATTGATCTTCCGATTATCGCAATAGCTGGAACCCTATTCGGACTTCCTTTATTGAAAAAACAAAATCAGCTACAGCCAAAATTTGGATTATACTACTTGGCACTGGTATTAATTTCAGTAGTCATATTTAGTTCGGCAGCAGAAAGCCCAACATTTGTAATTGCAGTAACTGGTGCGGCTTTGTGGTTTATTTCGCGGGAGAAACCCGTTAGCATCTTAGCCAAATCCTTATTGGGATTGCTATTTGTTTTAACCATACTATCTCCCACTGACCTGATTCCACCCTATATAAGAATTAATATTATTCTTGCGTATTCTTTGAAAGCTTTACCTTGTTTCATCATCTGGTGCTGGTTAATCATCAGTTGCTGGAAAATTCATTTACCCAAATTCCCTTCCGGACAATGAGTAGATTAGTCAGTTTTGTTATTCCAGCTTGCAACGAAGAAAAGAATATTCCTGTAATTGTTAAGGAAATTGCCGCTATAATGGATAGCCTTCCTTATGCATATCGCTTTTTGTTTGTTGATGATGGTAGCAGCGACCATACACTTTCTGTTTTACAGCAGCTCTCAAAAGAAAATCAACATGTTCAATACCTGAGTCTATCCAGAAATTTTGGACACCAGAATGCCCTGAAGGCAGGTCTGGACCATGCTGAAGGAGACGCGGTGATTATGATGGATGCGGACCTGCAACATCCGCCGGCTTTAATCCCACTGCTATTGGAAAAATGGGAAGAAGGAACCGACATGGTATATACCATTAGAAAAGAACAGGAAGATTTGTCTTTACTAAAAAGGAAAACCTCAGCACTTTTCTATGATGTAATTAACAATATGTCTGACATTGAACTGGAACAAGGCACTGCCGATTTCAGGTTAATGGATAAAAAAGTAGTAGATGCATTCAGGCAATTAAGAGAGCACGAACTATTTATCAGAGGACTGGTAAAATGGATGGGGTTCAGTCAGGCAGGCATTGCTTATATTCCTTCTGCTCGTTTATCAGGCACTTCTAAATACACCATTAAAAAAATGGTAAGATTTGCCTTACAGGGAATTACATCTTTTAGTACAAAGCCCTTGTACATGGCGGCTTATCTTGGATTTAGCTTCGCATTTTTATCTGTACTTTATATTCCGTACATCATTTACAGTTTTTATCAGGGACATACCGTTTCAGGTTGGGCATCCATCATTGCTGCCATAGCTTTTTTCGGGGGATTACAACTGATGATTCTCGGAATCATCGGACTCTATCTGGGCAAACTGTTTATGCAAAGTAAAAACAGACCGCACTACTTTATCAAAGAAAGAAGTTGGGATCATGCATAAAAAGGTGTTTCTAAGTTTTGATGTAGAAGAGTTTGATATGCCGCTGGAATACCAACACAATATTTCTGTGGAAGATCAGATGCGTATAGGTATAGAAGGGCTTGATGCTATTCAGCCTTTATTAGATATGGTTCCAGCTACTTTGTTTACTACAGCTAATTTTGCCAATCATTTTCCTGAGCGCATTCGTTCGCTTTCTGAAAAACATGAAATTGCTTCCCATACTTTTTATCATACAGATTATGAAACTGCAGACTTATTAAAGTCAAAACTGAGATTGGAAGAAATAACCGAAAAAAAAATAACTGGCCTGCGTATGCCACGCATGCGTCCAGTGTTAATGAAAGATGTATTGGAAGCAGGGTACCAATACGACTCCTCTATTAATCCAACATGGTTACCAGGTAGGTACAACAATTTTCATTTACCCAGAACCGCATACAAAGAAGGAGGCGTTATCAGAATTCCCGCTTCAGTTAGCCCAGGCATCCGTATACCCTTATTTTGGCTGAGTTTCAAGAATATACCCTATGTCATT is a genomic window of Sediminibacterium sp. TEGAF015 containing:
- a CDS encoding glycosyltransferase family 87 protein, with product MNQVQNLLYKKWETKWAGNVYLIHVIWFLLAAIAVGAEMSRGLTGIDNYLIFEGVFRHVVQEKYLFSYYPDEYVSFNNYGPAFSLVIAPFALLPTYVGCFLWAMANAAALFYALKLLPIEEKQRIIVYWIVVIEMMTSIHSVQFNPMFTAFFIFSYVFTIRGKDWLATLFIALGFLTKIYGIAGLAFFFFSRNKLQFALSFIAWIAIIVIAPIIYSSADYIMQTYEDWYYQIIRRNQQNIDNSRTAGMQDISVPGMIRRIFHYYGPIDLPIIAIAGTLFGLPLLKKQNQLQPKFGLYYLALVLISVVIFSSAAESPTFVIAVTGAALWFISREKPVSILAKSLLGLLFVLTILSPTDLIPPYIRINIILAYSLKALPCFIIWCWLIISCWKIHLPKFPSGQ
- a CDS encoding glycosyltransferase family 2 protein; the protein is MSRLVSFVIPACNEEKNIPVIVKEIAAIMDSLPYAYRFLFVDDGSSDHTLSVLQQLSKENQHVQYLSLSRNFGHQNALKAGLDHAEGDAVIMMDADLQHPPALIPLLLEKWEEGTDMVYTIRKEQEDLSLLKRKTSALFYDVINNMSDIELEQGTADFRLMDKKVVDAFRQLREHELFIRGLVKWMGFSQAGIAYIPSARLSGTSKYTIKKMVRFALQGITSFSTKPLYMAAYLGFSFAFLSVLYIPYIIYSFYQGHTVSGWASIIAAIAFFGGLQLMILGIIGLYLGKLFMQSKNRPHYFIKERSWDHA
- a CDS encoding polysaccharide deacetylase family protein; its protein translation is MHKKVFLSFDVEEFDMPLEYQHNISVEDQMRIGIEGLDAIQPLLDMVPATLFTTANFANHFPERIRSLSEKHEIASHTFYHTDYETADLLKSKLRLEEITEKKITGLRMPRMRPVLMKDVLEAGYQYDSSINPTWLPGRYNNFHLPRTAYKEGGVIRIPASVSPGIRIPLFWLSFKNIPYVIYKQLCLQTLAKDGYLCLYFHPWEFTPIEPYGLPAYTRRWCGPNLVEQLMQLVKDLTKEADFETMNQFGFPVLNS